A genomic region of Trueperaceae bacterium contains the following coding sequences:
- a CDS encoding sugar ABC transporter permease, translated as MHQRRTILPLRTGLLFLGPAALFIGAFILLPFFWIAGVSFTNRSLTGATAANPQFVGLQNYLKLFDLSTFMNPGQFGSSLVITGQFVFWSAIVGQAVLGLLLAWFFYRRAGWVKESVQTLAIVAWIIPDVVVAFAWNAFLDYDGGTLNWLFGLFGLHKVDWLLAMPLLSIVLFNAWRGAAFSMLLFSSALGSIPPSYLETADVAGAGPWQRLKDIILPLIRTHIVTDLILITLWTFNTFGPFLLTGGGPAFRTEVVSVLTYRMAFKYFDFGTGSALGMVMMLINLGFALVYLGLLRRQGGSR; from the coding sequence TTGCACCAACGGCGGACCATCCTCCCACTGCGGACCGGGCTCCTCTTCCTCGGGCCGGCGGCTCTCTTCATCGGGGCGTTCATACTGCTGCCCTTCTTCTGGATCGCCGGCGTCAGCTTCACCAACCGGTCGCTGACGGGCGCCACGGCCGCGAACCCCCAGTTCGTCGGCCTGCAGAACTATCTCAAGCTGTTCGATCTCTCCACGTTCATGAACCCGGGCCAGTTCGGCTCGTCGCTCGTGATAACCGGCCAGTTCGTGTTCTGGTCGGCCATCGTCGGGCAGGCCGTCCTCGGTCTCCTGCTCGCCTGGTTCTTCTACCGCCGTGCCGGGTGGGTGAAGGAGTCCGTCCAGACGCTCGCCATCGTCGCCTGGATCATCCCCGACGTGGTCGTGGCGTTCGCCTGGAACGCGTTCCTCGACTACGACGGCGGCACGCTGAACTGGCTGTTCGGCCTGTTCGGCCTCCACAAGGTCGACTGGCTCCTCGCCATGCCCCTCCTATCGATCGTCTTGTTCAACGCCTGGCGGGGCGCCGCCTTCTCCATGCTCCTCTTCTCGTCTGCGCTCGGCTCGATCCCGCCCAGCTACCTCGAGACGGCGGACGTCGCCGGCGCCGGACCGTGGCAGCGGCTGAAGGACATCATCCTGCCCCTGATCCGCACCCACATCGTCACGGACCTGATCCTCATCACCCTGTGGACGTTCAACACCTTCGGGCCGTTCCTGCTCACCGGGGGCGGGCCGGCGTTCAGGACGGAGGTCGTCTCCGTGCTCACCTACCGGATGGCGTTCAAGTACTTCGACTTCGGCACGGGCAGCGCCCTCGGCATGGTCATGATGCTCATCAACCTGGGCTTCGCGCTCGTGTACCTGGGCCTCCTGCGGCGGCAAGGGGGTTCGCGATGA
- a CDS encoding carbohydrate ABC transporter permease, whose product MRVVTHVLGRVAFYVAAAVFAAVFALPLLWLVFAPFGSKATLSVALPDPFTLSNFGKVFANTFAVRALFQNSIIQAVGTMILVTLLATLAAYALSRAPIRGRDVLSYGLVLFSSIVTGTAAMVPIFLLIFNMGLIDTHMGVILVFTGGLLPAAVFIMRDFVDSIPRSYEESALVAGASPWGMFRDIALPIVRPGMMVVGVWTFVNVWGGFLVPFILLRSPTKMPAAVAIYSFYTEGGTPIITLTTAYALLYTLPVLALYLFVNWKYGFRFFGGIKS is encoded by the coding sequence ATGAGGGTGGTCACGCACGTGCTCGGCCGCGTCGCCTTCTACGTGGCGGCGGCCGTCTTCGCCGCGGTCTTCGCCCTGCCCCTGCTGTGGCTCGTGTTCGCGCCGTTCGGCTCCAAGGCCACGCTCTCCGTCGCGCTCCCGGACCCCTTCACGCTCTCGAACTTCGGCAAGGTCTTCGCGAACACGTTCGCGGTGCGGGCGCTGTTCCAGAACAGCATCATCCAGGCCGTCGGGACGATGATCCTCGTGACGCTCCTCGCCACCCTCGCCGCCTACGCGCTCTCGCGCGCACCCATCCGCGGCCGCGACGTCCTGAGCTACGGCCTGGTCCTCTTCTCCTCGATCGTGACGGGCACGGCCGCCATGGTGCCCATCTTCCTGCTCATCTTCAACATGGGCTTGATCGACACGCACATGGGCGTGATCCTCGTGTTCACGGGCGGGTTGCTGCCGGCCGCCGTCTTCATCATGCGCGACTTCGTCGACTCCATCCCGCGCTCGTATGAGGAGTCGGCGCTCGTGGCCGGAGCCAGCCCCTGGGGCATGTTCCGCGACATCGCCCTGCCCATCGTGCGCCCCGGGATGATGGTCGTCGGGGTATGGACGTTCGTCAACGTGTGGGGCGGCTTCCTCGTGCCGTTCATCCTGCTGCGCAGCCCCACCAAGATGCCGGCCGCCGTGGCCATCTACTCCTTCTACACCGAGGGCGGCACCCCGATCATCACGCTCACCACGGCCTACGCGCTGCTCTACACGCTGCCGGTGCTGGCCCTCTACCTGTTCGTCAACTGGAAGTACGGTTTCCGCTTCTTCGGCGGGATCAAGTCGTGA
- a CDS encoding ABC transporter ATP-binding protein, whose translation MANVAFRSITKQFGGFTAVNDVSFEIADGEFVCLLGPSGCGKTTTLRMIAGLEQPTSGRIFIGQDDVTEAKPKERDIGMVFQDYALFPHMTIADNIAYPLKVRGVGQAERHRRAAEVAKNLSIDQLLDRRPGQISGGQQQRTSVARAVVHKPKVYLFDEPLSNLDAKLRLEARSFLKHLQRELGVTSLYVTHDQAEAMAMADRVAVMDRGEIVQFGPPLEVYRQPATTFVANFLGSPPMNLLSVRYTGGAFASGTLTLDASPFAGRLRDVRDGSELTLGIRPEHVRMGGEDDRWRIPGEVYAVEPLGPEALVTLRVAGALVTARLFGDDPPTATGAASFAFDPAHLHVFGPDGRRLAAR comes from the coding sequence TTGGCCAACGTCGCGTTCAGGTCGATAACCAAGCAGTTCGGCGGCTTCACCGCCGTCAACGACGTCTCCTTCGAGATCGCGGACGGCGAGTTCGTCTGCCTGCTCGGCCCATCGGGCTGCGGCAAGACGACCACGCTCAGGATGATCGCCGGGCTCGAGCAGCCCACGAGCGGGCGCATCTTCATCGGCCAGGACGACGTCACGGAGGCCAAGCCGAAGGAGCGCGACATCGGCATGGTCTTCCAGGACTACGCCCTCTTCCCGCACATGACCATCGCGGACAACATCGCCTACCCGTTGAAGGTGCGCGGGGTCGGCCAGGCGGAGCGGCATAGGCGGGCGGCCGAGGTGGCCAAGAACCTCTCCATCGATCAGCTCCTGGACCGCAGGCCCGGCCAGATCTCGGGCGGCCAGCAGCAGCGCACCTCGGTCGCTCGTGCCGTTGTGCACAAGCCCAAGGTGTACCTGTTCGACGAGCCGCTCTCCAACCTCGACGCCAAGCTGCGCCTCGAGGCGCGCAGCTTCCTGAAGCACTTGCAGCGCGAGCTCGGCGTCACCTCGCTCTACGTCACCCACGACCAGGCCGAGGCCATGGCCATGGCCGACCGCGTCGCCGTCATGGACCGCGGCGAGATCGTCCAGTTCGGGCCGCCCCTCGAGGTCTACCGGCAGCCCGCCACGACCTTCGTCGCCAACTTCCTCGGGAGCCCGCCCATGAACCTGCTGAGCGTGCGCTACACGGGCGGCGCCTTCGCGTCCGGCACGCTCACACTCGACGCGAGCCCGTTCGCCGGGCGGCTCCGCGACGTGCGTGATGGGAGCGAGCTAACGCTCGGCATCCGCCCCGAGCACGTGCGCATGGGCGGCGAGGACGACCGGTGGCGCATCCCCGGGGAGGTCTACGCCGTCGAGCCCCTCGGTCCCGAGGCGCTCGTCACCCTCAGGGTCGCCGGCGCCCTCGTCACGGCCAGGCTGTTCGGCGACGACCCGCCCACGGCGACCGGCGCGGCCAGCTTCGCGTTCGACCCGGCGCACCTGCACGTGTTCGGGCCGGACGGCCGGCGCCTGGCCGCGCGATGA
- a CDS encoding CehA/McbA family metallohydrolase, which translates to MITFEGRVAPAARAESVYLYLPFDVPEGAERIDVRYAFEAGSILDLGLFDPEAAPFPSTTGFRGWSGSARRAVFVSAKEATPGYLPGELQAGRWQVVLGLALVAEAGCDYRVEVAVSVSVDTAAGKPVVAGTPAALPTASTRDVVTLGASAAADHRAAPRPGPGWYRGDLQSHTYYSDARGSIADLVAEARSRSLDFLAVTDHNTSSHHRELAAWNASEPGRGGPLLVPGEEVTTYRGHANVWGVSGWTDFRLERPGDLERLVRHVNARDGLFSVNHPKVTPGCLGCDWEYEVPDGAASLEAWQGPWLMRNWDSLARYDALLRSGRMLTLVGGSDRHHPGYPNEDPPALQVGSPTTWLELVELSVPAVLGAVRTGHAFVSESPAGPLLELEVGGVGMGGAVAKGEAVAASARVRGAPGDVLTWVGSGGVLREVAIEGDDFTDAWEWSADGAYLRVEVVARASLPAFLEELARFEAAGRLPPYLKREEVVANPWRRALSNPVYVR; encoded by the coding sequence ATGATCACCTTCGAGGGCCGGGTGGCGCCGGCCGCGCGCGCGGAGAGCGTCTACCTCTACCTCCCGTTCGACGTGCCGGAGGGCGCGGAGCGGATCGACGTGCGCTACGCGTTCGAGGCCGGGAGCATCCTCGACCTGGGCCTGTTCGACCCGGAGGCCGCGCCGTTCCCCTCCACGACCGGTTTCAGGGGTTGGAGCGGCAGCGCCAGGCGCGCGGTGTTCGTCAGCGCGAAGGAGGCGACCCCCGGGTACCTGCCTGGCGAGCTACAGGCGGGCCGCTGGCAGGTCGTGCTGGGTCTGGCGCTGGTGGCCGAGGCGGGCTGCGACTACCGGGTGGAGGTCGCGGTGTCCGTGTCCGTGGACACCGCCGCCGGCAAACCCGTCGTCGCTGGAACGCCGGCCGCCCTCCCCACCGCGAGCACCCGCGACGTGGTCACGCTTGGCGCGAGCGCGGCGGCCGACCACCGTGCGGCGCCGCGCCCGGGCCCTGGCTGGTACCGGGGCGACCTGCAGAGCCACACCTACTACAGCGACGCCCGCGGCTCCATCGCCGACCTCGTGGCCGAGGCGCGGAGCCGGTCCCTCGACTTCCTGGCCGTCACGGACCACAACACGTCGAGCCACCACCGCGAGCTGGCGGCTTGGAACGCGTCCGAACCGGGCCGGGGCGGACCCCTGCTGGTGCCCGGCGAGGAGGTGACGACCTACCGCGGCCACGCGAACGTCTGGGGCGTGAGCGGTTGGACCGACTTCCGGCTCGAGCGGCCCGGCGACCTGGAGCGCCTCGTGCGGCACGTGAACGCCCGCGACGGGCTCTTCTCCGTCAACCACCCGAAGGTGACGCCGGGCTGCCTCGGCTGCGACTGGGAGTACGAGGTGCCTGACGGCGCCGCCAGCCTCGAGGCGTGGCAGGGGCCGTGGCTCATGCGCAACTGGGACTCACTGGCGCGCTACGACGCGCTCCTGCGCTCCGGGCGCATGCTCACGCTCGTCGGCGGGAGCGACAGGCATCATCCGGGCTACCCGAACGAGGACCCGCCCGCCTTGCAGGTCGGCTCCCCCACGACGTGGCTGGAGCTGGTCGAGCTGTCCGTTCCCGCCGTCCTCGGGGCCGTCCGGACCGGTCACGCGTTCGTCAGCGAGTCGCCCGCCGGCCCCCTCCTCGAGCTCGAGGTCGGCGGTGTGGGCATGGGCGGGGCCGTCGCGAAGGGCGAGGCCGTGGCGGCCAGCGCGCGCGTGAGGGGCGCGCCAGGCGACGTGCTCACCTGGGTCGGCAGCGGCGGAGTGCTAAGGGAGGTAGCGATCGAGGGCGACGACTTCACCGACGCATGGGAGTGGTCGGCCGACGGCGCGTACCTACGAGTGGAAGTGGTGGCGCGCGCCTCACTACCCGCCTTCCTCGAGGAGCTGGCGCGCTTCGAGGCCGCCGGTCGGCTGCCGCCGTACCTGAAGCGCGAGGAGGTCGTGGCGAACCCGTGGCGGCGCGCGCTCTCCAACCCGGTGTACGTGAGGTAG
- a CDS encoding macro domain-containing protein yields MIELTSGDILRSEADALVNTVNCVGVMGRGVALQFKNAFPENFKTYKDACKREAVQPGRMFVFETGQLTPPRFIVNFPTKRHWRGKSRIEDIESGLVDLVRVIRERDIRSIAIPPLGAGLGGLDWNEVRPRIELALANLGDVHVFLYEPNGAPPSDTMVHVRDVPKMTPGRAALVELMQRYLAGLLDPSVTLLEVHKLMYFMQEAGEPLRLRYVKAYYGPYAENLGHVLSRIEGHFIAGYADGGDAPDKPLSLVPGAADEAKSFLDQHETSRARFERVTGLVEGFESQFGLELLASVHWVISREGADQLDSVTRQVHGWNSSKRRFTPRQIAIAEERLRAQGWLAHEPVATH; encoded by the coding sequence ATGATCGAACTTACCTCCGGCGACATCCTCAGGAGCGAGGCAGATGCTCTCGTCAATACCGTCAACTGTGTCGGTGTGATGGGCCGGGGCGTCGCCCTGCAGTTCAAGAACGCCTTCCCCGAGAACTTCAAGACTTACAAGGATGCTTGCAAGCGCGAAGCGGTGCAGCCGGGAAGGATGTTCGTCTTCGAAACGGGCCAGCTCACGCCGCCGCGCTTCATCGTCAACTTCCCTACGAAGCGTCATTGGCGTGGCAAGAGCCGTATCGAAGACATAGAATCCGGCCTCGTGGATCTGGTCAGGGTCATCCGTGAGCGAGACATCAGGTCCATCGCCATTCCACCGCTGGGTGCGGGCCTCGGGGGTCTCGACTGGAACGAGGTGCGCCCTCGCATCGAGCTAGCGCTAGCGAACCTCGGTGATGTCCACGTGTTCCTGTACGAACCCAACGGTGCGCCGCCCAGCGACACGATGGTCCACGTGCGCGACGTGCCCAAGATGACCCCGGGCCGGGCGGCCTTGGTCGAACTCATGCAGCGCTACCTCGCGGGCTTGCTGGATCCCTCCGTCACGTTGCTCGAGGTCCACAAGCTGATGTACTTCATGCAGGAGGCCGGTGAGCCGCTGCGCCTCAGGTATGTCAAGGCCTACTACGGCCCCTATGCAGAGAACCTCGGCCATGTCCTGAGCCGGATAGAAGGCCACTTCATCGCCGGCTATGCCGACGGCGGCGATGCGCCCGACAAGCCCCTGTCACTCGTGCCGGGCGCGGCAGATGAAGCTAAGAGTTTTCTAGACCAGCACGAGACCAGCCGCGCCCGCTTCGAGCGCGTTACGGGCTTGGTCGAAGGTTTCGAGTCCCAGTTCGGTCTCGAACTCCTCGCCTCGGTGCATTGGGTGATCAGCCGTGAGGGTGCGGACCAGCTCGACAGCGTGACCCGTCAGGTTCACGGCTGGAACTCCAGCAAGCGGCGTTTCACGCCCCGCCAGATCGCGATCGCGGAAGAGCGGTTGAGGGCGCAGGGGTGGTTGGCGCACGAACCTGTGGCAACTCATTGA
- a CDS encoding DUF4433 domain-containing protein, giving the protein MNAVPVPLRPKVYHIVHVDRLASIVSDGCLWCDAEVVRRGSAGTTIGMNGIKQRRLTSELSSHPGLHVGDCVPFYFCPRSVMLYLLHKGNHQELTYHLGQGPILHLEVDLHAAVAWAEERSARWAFTLSNAGSSYFEDRSDLAQLREIDWAAVLAHDWRAHKEGKQAEFLLEHHLPWHLIERIGVHSGSVYRQVVKVLPVEGPRPTVEVRPEWYY; this is encoded by the coding sequence ATGAACGCTGTCCCCGTGCCGCTGCGCCCGAAGGTCTACCACATCGTCCATGTGGATCGCCTGGCCTCCATCGTGTCAGACGGCTGCCTATGGTGCGATGCGGAGGTCGTCCGGCGCGGGTCTGCGGGCACCACCATCGGCATGAACGGCATCAAGCAGCGGCGTTTGACGTCGGAACTGAGCAGCCACCCCGGACTGCATGTCGGCGATTGTGTTCCGTTCTACTTCTGCCCGCGCTCCGTGATGCTCTACCTGCTACATAAGGGTAATCACCAGGAGCTGACGTATCACCTAGGGCAGGGTCCGATCCTGCACTTGGAGGTCGACCTTCACGCTGCGGTGGCATGGGCCGAGGAGCGATCGGCGCGTTGGGCTTTCACGCTCTCTAACGCAGGCTCGAGCTACTTCGAAGACCGTAGCGATCTCGCGCAGCTGCGCGAGATCGACTGGGCCGCTGTGTTGGCCCACGATTGGCGGGCGCACAAGGAAGGTAAGCAGGCCGAGTTCCTACTGGAGCACCACCTACCGTGGCATCTGATCGAACGCATCGGCGTTCACTCCGGCAGTGTCTATCGGCAGGTCGTCAAGGTTCTTCCAGTGGAGGGCCCGCGGCCAACCGTCGAAGTCCGACCTGAGTGGTATTACTGA
- the iolC gene encoding 5-dehydro-2-deoxygluconokinase: protein MSAKEYDLITMGRSSIDLYANDIGAPFEEISSFAAYVGGSPTNIAVGANRLGLRTGLLTAVGEDKVGDFILAFLRREGVDVGFLPRKPGARSSAVLLGIEPPDRFPLVFYRDNAADMQLTIDDVLAAPLTRTRALEVSGTGLSREPSRSATLFAVERAKASGATVFFDLDFRADQWHDPRAFGVCARALLQSVDVALGTEEEINAAMLSDSAQVRITHQQVSAPTIEGDVEANVRALLAAPSGPQALVVKRGAQGASVFLRDGTVTDVPGFPVEVHNVLGAGDAFASGFIYGRLKGWDWYESARMGNACGAIVVTRHGCANFMAFEDEALAFVAGRGGF, encoded by the coding sequence GTGAGCGCCAAGGAGTACGACCTCATCACGATGGGGCGCTCCTCCATCGACCTCTACGCCAACGACATCGGCGCGCCGTTCGAGGAGATCTCGAGCTTCGCAGCCTACGTGGGCGGCAGCCCGACCAACATCGCGGTGGGCGCGAACCGGCTGGGCCTACGCACCGGGCTCCTCACGGCCGTCGGCGAGGACAAGGTCGGCGACTTCATCCTCGCGTTCCTGAGGCGCGAGGGCGTCGACGTCGGCTTCCTGCCCCGCAAGCCCGGAGCGCGCTCCAGCGCCGTGCTCCTGGGCATCGAGCCGCCCGACCGCTTCCCCCTCGTCTTCTACCGCGACAACGCGGCCGACATGCAGCTCACCATCGACGACGTGCTGGCCGCTCCGCTGACGCGCACTCGCGCGCTCGAGGTCTCGGGCACCGGCCTGAGCCGCGAGCCGAGCCGCAGCGCCACGCTCTTCGCCGTCGAGCGCGCCAAGGCGTCCGGCGCGACCGTGTTCTTCGACCTCGACTTCCGCGCCGACCAGTGGCACGACCCCCGCGCCTTCGGCGTCTGCGCGCGGGCGCTGCTGCAGAGCGTCGACGTCGCGCTTGGCACGGAGGAGGAGATCAACGCGGCCATGCTGAGCGACTCCGCGCAGGTCCGCATCACGCACCAGCAGGTCTCCGCGCCCACCATCGAGGGCGACGTGGAGGCCAACGTGCGCGCGCTCCTCGCCGCGCCGTCGGGCCCCCAGGCGCTCGTCGTGAAGCGCGGCGCGCAGGGCGCGAGCGTCTTCCTGCGCGACGGCACCGTGACGGACGTGCCCGGCTTCCCGGTCGAGGTGCACAACGTGCTCGGCGCCGGCGACGCGTTCGCCAGCGGCTTCATCTACGGCCGCCTCAAGGGGTGGGACTGGTACGAGAGCGCGCGCATGGGCAACGCGTGCGGCGCCATCGTCGTCACGCGCCACGGGTGCGCGAACTTCATGGCCTTCGAGGACGAGGCGCTCGCGTTCGTGGCGGGGCGTGGGGGGTTTTGA
- the iolB gene encoding 5-deoxy-glucuronate isomerase: protein MSANMEHKVPYEPTGATGVVLTPARAGWNYLGFETRRAAAGETLAGRTDGVELCLVVLSGDGTLEAAGEARAFRGRAGVFAGLPHALYLPPGHAWRVLAATDVEIALATAPAEGRLPPRFIAPDDVAVEIRGGHNVTRQISHVIDPGGAEKLLCVEVYTPSGNWSSYPPHKHDVQAPPEEVDLEEVYHYRFQPQGGWALQRLYTDDRSLDEVVRAEDGDTVIVRRGYHPVVTAPGYDCYYLNFLAGDTPSWVARDEPRLAWVRGSWEGAPGRLRLPLGGVPRPGEAPADRSEGGEA from the coding sequence GTGAGCGCGAACATGGAGCACAAGGTCCCTTACGAGCCGACGGGCGCGACGGGCGTGGTACTCACCCCGGCGCGCGCCGGGTGGAACTACCTCGGGTTCGAGACGCGCCGCGCCGCGGCGGGGGAGACGCTCGCCGGCCGCACCGACGGCGTCGAGCTCTGCCTCGTCGTGCTGTCCGGCGACGGGACCCTCGAGGCGGCGGGCGAGGCGCGCGCTTTCCGGGGGCGTGCCGGGGTGTTCGCCGGTCTGCCGCACGCCCTCTACCTGCCGCCCGGCCACGCGTGGCGCGTCCTCGCCGCCACCGACGTCGAGATCGCCTTAGCCACCGCGCCGGCTGAAGGGCGGTTGCCGCCCCGCTTCATCGCGCCGGACGACGTCGCGGTCGAGATCCGCGGCGGGCACAACGTCACGCGCCAGATCAGCCACGTCATCGACCCGGGCGGCGCGGAGAAGCTCCTCTGCGTCGAGGTCTACACCCCCTCGGGCAACTGGAGCTCCTACCCGCCCCACAAGCACGACGTGCAGGCGCCGCCCGAGGAGGTCGACCTCGAGGAGGTCTACCACTACCGCTTCCAGCCGCAGGGCGGTTGGGCCCTCCAACGCCTCTACACCGACGACCGCTCGCTCGACGAGGTCGTGAGGGCCGAGGACGGCGACACGGTCATCGTGCGCCGGGGGTACCACCCCGTCGTCACGGCGCCCGGCTACGACTGCTACTACCTGAACTTCCTGGCCGGCGACACGCCGTCGTGGGTCGCGCGCGACGAGCCGCGGCTCGCGTGGGTGCGGGGCAGCTGGGAGGGCGCTCCCGGGCGCCTGCGGCTGCCGCTGGGCGGCGTGCCCCGGCCCGGCGAGGCGCCGGCCGACCGGTCCGAGGGGGGCGAGGCGTGA